One Ostrea edulis chromosome 2, xbOstEdul1.1, whole genome shotgun sequence genomic region harbors:
- the LOC125681494 gene encoding G-protein coupled receptor dmsr-1-like — MLNNSSDFSDVPAEVGGYRAVHGYISGGVCVVGVILNMVNFIVWSRQALKTSTNLLLATLAVADGLSLLFYLVYVTYFFIATGPSELIYHSESGMYTVVVCFHEFIAFHTFSNWLIISLAIFRYLGVCHNSISKQYCTRRRAWVAVVAVFTVTAVVTVPFYMYYEVYQFTDPTHGHNYWIRKTFFVRTHITYQTVLLWLYGVIFKVLPSVAMIVLCIIMIHKLRQATERNNTLNREVYHSHIASQRYRRSTLMLIMIVTIYFLTELPVGIMAFLSGLKGGESHFFYFLLYSYVGDMIDLIALLNSCLNFFVYIAMCSKFRTTLIKCVKTYFGMSLCHGKDLLTHQLSKIEGPKLFVYKRYCYTCQQERGVPKLLISRYHSYSMP; from the coding sequence ATGTTGAACAACAGCAGTGATTTCAGTGATGTTCCGGCTGAAGTGGGCGGATACCGGGCGGTGCACGGCTACATTTCCGGGGGAGTATGTGTCGTAGGtgtcattttaaacatggtGAATTTCATTGTTTGGTCCAGACAAGCGTTAAAGACGAGCACTAATCTCCTCCTCGCAACACTCGCTGTGGCGGATGGACTGTCCTTACTTTTCTATCTCGTGTACGTAACGTATTTCTTCATTGCAACAGGTCCTAGTGAACTCATCTACCATTCCGAATCAGGCATGTACACGGTTGTCGTCTGCTTCCATGAATTTATTGcatttcatacattttcaaactGGCTGATTATATCCCTTGCCATATTTCGCTACCTTGGGGTATGTCATAATAGTATTTCCAAACAATACTGCACGAGACGGCGGGCCTGGGTGGCAGTTGTGGCAGTGTTCACAGTCACCGCGGTAGTTACAGTACCGTTCTACATGTACTATGAGGTGTACCAATTCACGGACCCTACCCACGGTCACAATTACTGGATCCGCAAGACATTCTTTGTTCGGACGCATATCACCTACCAAACGGTTCTATTGTGGCTGTACGGAGTGATTTTCAAGGTGCTGCCGAGCGTGGCCATGATTGTGCTGTGTATAATTATGATTCATAAACTTCGACAAGCCACAGAACGAAATAATACCTTAAACAGAGAAGTGTATCATTCCCACATCGCGTCTCAGCGTTACAGAAGGTCCACTCTAATGCTCATTATGATTGTTACCATCTACTTTCTGACCGAGTTACCCGTGGGCATCATGGCCTTCTTGTCCGGTCTGAAGGGAGGGGAGAGTCACTTCTTCTACTTTCTACTGTACTCCTACGTGGGGGACATGATAGACCTCATCGCTCTCCTCAACAGCTGCTTGAATTTTTTCGTTTATATTGCTATGTGCAGTAAATTCAGAACTACGTTGATTAAATGTGTGAAAACATATTTCGGAATGTCTCTTTGCCATGGAAAGGACCTGCTTACACATCAGCTGTCTAAGATTGAGGGACCCAAGTTGTTCGTGTATAAACGCTATTGTTATACCTGTCAACAAGAGAGAGGTGTTCCGAAGTTATTAATCTCCCGGTATCATTCTTACTCCATGCCGTGA